In Citrus sinensis cultivar Valencia sweet orange chromosome 4, DVS_A1.0, whole genome shotgun sequence, one DNA window encodes the following:
- the LOC112498920 gene encoding protein FAR1-RELATED SEQUENCE 4-like codes for MWQFYKAYGKQKGFPIKKLTSKKWSDGIIRYATFACSRSGKSETKSTDVLKPKPIAKTGCDARIGGCVNEDGKWILRTLNLEHNHGLSPDKARYFPCNRNISASARKRIEMNDCAGINIAKNFNSIVVEAGAYENVSFLKKDCRNLVDKGRRLQLREGDAMAILKYFQNKQAECNGFFFQY; via the coding sequence ATGTGGCAATTTTACAAAGCCTATGGTAAACAAAAAGGGTTTCCTATTAAAAAGTTAACTAGTAAGAAATGGAGCGATGGAATTATAAGGTACGCGACGTTTGCATGTAGTCGTAGTGGCAAGTCAGAAACTAAATCTACTGATGTACTGAAGCCAAAACCTATTGCAAAAACTGGTTGTGATGCTAGAATTGGAGGTTGTGTAAATGAAGATGGAAAATGGATTCTTCGAACTTTAAACCTTGAACACAATCATGGATTGAGTCCGGACAAAGCTAGATATTTTCCTTGTAACCGCAACATTAGTGCAAGTGCAAGAAAGCGTATTGAAATGAATGATTGTGCAGGAATTAACATTGCCAAGAATTTCAATTCTATTGTTGTTGAAGCTGGTGCATATGAAAACGTGTCATTTctaaaaaaagattgtagaAATCTTGTTGACAAAGGTAGGCGATTACAACTTCGAGAAGGAGATGCTATGGCAATTCTAAAGTACTTCCAAAACAAGCAAGCAGAATgcaatggttttttttttcagtattGA
- the LOC102613487 gene encoding protein FAR1-RELATED SEQUENCE 5-like codes for MPFAPFVGVNHHGQSILLGCGLISHEDTETFTWLFEAWLSCMSNSPPIGIITDQDKAMQKAITNVFPTTRHRWCLWHIMKKVLEKLRAFKEREGIISSLLSAVYDSLSPNMFDEAWHDMMTVYNLWDNDWLNGLYEEWYRWVPCYLNDCFWAGMSTTQRSESMNAFFDGFVNAKTNLKQFVKQYENALRRKVELEWQADAKCFSKKTPCVSRYEMEKQVEEVYTISKFKEFQQELTALMYCDTINCVGSIYEISESFGQDKNKNFEVVFEEAVREVNCICSKFQFRGILCRHALTVLIRNGVEVLPEMYILARWRRDVMRSYSKVKVSYDGQHLTIQQEMYDKMCNAFSEVADIAADDESSYKSVLDWINKALKDLPKQIRCASVETTISPTTDIGEGSCSSNNIEHVINDPVATHHKGRPPSLRKESIIRKKSTQKKKNCRKKYGFRRRCIIIFSSA; via the exons ATGCCATTCGCTCCTTTTGTTGGAGTTAATCATCATGGTCAGTCTATTTTGTTAGGATGTGGATTGATTTCACACGAGGATACCGAGACATTTACGTGGTTATTTGAGGCATGGCTATCATGCATGTCTAATTCTCCTCCCATTGGTATCATTACAGACCAAGACAAAGCAATGCAAAAGGCAATCACAAATGTTTTTCCTACGACTAGGCATCGATGGTGTTTGTGGCATATAATGAAGAAGGTACTTGAGAAGTTAAGAGCTTTTAAAGAACGTGAAGGTATTATTTCTTCGTTGCTTTCTGCTGTTTATGATTCACTGAGTCCGAATATGTTTGATGAGGCTTGGCATGACATGATGACGGTGTATAATTTATGGGATAATGATTGGTTGAACGGTTTATATGAGGAGTGGTATCGTTGGGTTCCATGTTATTTGAACGACTGCTTTTGGGCAGGAATGTCAACAACTCAACGAAGTGAAAGCATGAATGCATTTTTTGATGGATTTGTTAACgcaaaaacaaatttgaagcAATTTGTGAAGCAGTACGAAAATGCATTGAGAAGGAAAGTTGAATTAGAATGGCAAGCAGATGCCAAGTGTTTCAGCAAAAAAACTCCTTGTGTATCAAGATATGAGATGGAAAAGCAAGTTGAAGAGGTGTATACTATTTCTAAGTTTAAAGAATTCCAACAAGAATTAACTGCACTGATGTATTGTGACACAATTAATTGTGTGGGATCAATATATGAAATCAGTGAATCATTTGGGCAAgataagaacaaaaattttgaggtTGTTTTTGAAGAAGCCGTCCGTGAAGTTAACTGTATCTGTTCAAAGTTTCAATTTCGGGGAATTCTTTGTAGACATGCCCTTACAGTGTTGATACGTAACGGTGTTGAAGTACTTCCGGAAATGTACATTTTGGCAAGGTGGAGAAGAGATGTGATGAGATCTTACAGCAAGGTGAAAGTTAGTTACGATGGGCAGCATTTGACAATTCAGCAGGAGATGTATGACAAAATGTGTAATGCTTTCAGTGAGGTTGCAGACATAGCTGCTGATGATGAAAGTAGTTACAAATCTgtattggattggattaataaGGCACTGAAAGACTTGCCCAAGCAAATTCGGTGTGCAAGTGTCGAAACGACTATTTCACCAACGACTGATATAGGCGAAGGAAGTTGCAGCAGCAACAATATTGAACATGTAATCAATGATCCAGTAGCAACTCACCATAAAGGTCGTCCTCCTTCTTTGAGGAAGGAATCTATAATTCGAAAGAAATcgacccaaaagaaaaaaaactgcaGAAAGAAATATG GATTTAGAAGAAGATGCATCATTATCTTCTCAAGTGCCTAA